The following proteins come from a genomic window of Candidatus Paceibacterota bacterium:
- a CDS encoding saccharopine dehydrogenase C-terminal domain-containing protein, with amino-acid sequence MIDFNHRILMTGFGVVAQATMPMLLKHLRVPCRNITIIDFADREDVLRPWLKRGARFIRERVTPTNLPRLLSTYAKRGDLIIDLAWGIDFFDILEWAHNNQVLYVNASLESWHPSAEMRSKTSMEKSLYSRYERLLPIAAQWRETTTAVIDHGANPGLVSHFVKQGLLDIANKALRENRLPRARARRLERMMADKAFAVLARELGVKVIHCSEWDTQRASKPKRPDEFVGTWSVEGMWDESISPSELGWGTHEKWMPPFSTKPETGPANQIILPQMGLNTWVRSWVPHQEIVGMIVTHGESFGISHALTVLENGHAVYRPTVHYAYMPCNDSLVSLHELRCRNYELHPKQRILADEITEGMDLVGALIMGHRFQSWWTGSALSIAAARRKVPHLNSTAVQVAAGVMAAALWAVQNPQRGVCFPEDLPHEEILRDARPYLGRLISESSDWTPLRQHRVYFDENPLARPDQSDPWQFTNFLFRP; translated from the coding sequence ATGATCGACTTCAATCACAGAATTCTGATGACTGGTTTCGGCGTCGTGGCACAGGCCACCATGCCGATGTTACTGAAACACCTACGCGTTCCCTGCCGCAACATTACCATAATCGACTTTGCCGATCGCGAGGACGTGCTGCGCCCGTGGCTAAAACGGGGAGCCCGCTTCATCCGGGAGCGCGTCACCCCCACGAACCTGCCACGGTTACTCTCCACCTATGCGAAGCGGGGAGACCTGATCATTGACTTGGCCTGGGGCATAGATTTCTTCGACATCCTAGAATGGGCCCACAACAATCAGGTTCTTTACGTTAACGCCTCACTGGAGTCCTGGCACCCCTCGGCCGAGATGCGCAGCAAGACGTCCATGGAGAAGTCGCTCTACTCTCGCTACGAAAGGCTGCTGCCCATCGCCGCTCAGTGGAGAGAGACAACCACGGCGGTCATTGACCACGGCGCGAACCCGGGCTTGGTGTCGCATTTCGTCAAGCAGGGATTGCTGGACATCGCCAACAAAGCGCTGCGGGAAAACCGCTTGCCTCGCGCCCGCGCCCGCCGACTGGAGCGCATGATGGCGGATAAGGCGTTCGCTGTCCTGGCGCGCGAGTTGGGGGTGAAGGTCATTCACTGCAGCGAGTGGGATACACAACGCGCATCCAAACCCAAGCGCCCGGACGAGTTCGTGGGCACCTGGAGCGTGGAGGGCATGTGGGATGAGTCCATTTCACCCAGTGAGCTGGGCTGGGGCACACACGAAAAGTGGATGCCGCCATTCTCCACCAAACCGGAGACCGGTCCCGCCAACCAGATCATTCTGCCCCAGATGGGCCTGAACACCTGGGTCCGCTCCTGGGTGCCCCATCAGGAAATCGTCGGCATGATCGTCACGCATGGCGAATCCTTCGGGATCTCGCACGCTTTAACTGTGCTCGAAAACGGCCATGCAGTCTATCGCCCAACCGTCCATTACGCTTACATGCCGTGCAACGACTCGCTCGTCTCCTTGCACGAACTCCGGTGCCGGAATTACGAGCTGCACCCCAAACAACGCATCCTTGCCGACGAAATCACCGAAGGAATGGACCTTGTAGGTGCGCTGATCATGGGGCATCGGTTCCAGTCCTGGTGGACCGGCAGTGCTCTGAGCATCGCCGCCGCACGAAGGAAGGTGCCGCATCTGAACTCCACCGCGGTGCAAGTGGCCGCCGGCGTGATGGCTGCGGCATTGTGGGCCGTCCAGAATCCGCAGCGCGGGGTGTGCTTCCCCGAAGACTTGCCGCACGAGGAGATTCTGCGCGACGCCCGGCCCTATCTAGGGCGATTAATCTCGGAAAGCTCAGATTGGACCCCCCTGCGGCAGCACCGGGTGTACTTCGATGAAAACCCGCTCGCCCGGCCCGATCAAAGCGATCCATGGCAGTTCACTAATTTCCTCTTCCGTCCTTGA